One genomic segment of Amycolatopsis sp. WQ 127309 includes these proteins:
- a CDS encoding aminoglycoside phosphotransferase family protein, with translation MTDLRVPPVFAARAPRVLGPEAVPWLAALPALATAYAREWGLTFEGEAMHGYVGVVQPARRADGTPVVLKLGWRNDESTDEPVALSTWAGRGAVLLLDSAPDDGVLLLERLDAGRTLDHLPLREAVPILGGLARRLAVPAPPELTRSVRAEAAGLVEELPRHWAELGEPFDRRLVDDAVAICRELGPSAGDLLVNEDLHFQNVLAGQREPWLVIDPKPLSGDLEYGVIPLFWNRFTESTLDERLDLIVASQELDAGKARAWTLVRAVQNWLWRVEESAEHGVDSDDPAFVTVPEIAAWATSR, from the coding sequence GTGACCGACCTTCGCGTGCCTCCGGTCTTCGCCGCCCGCGCACCCCGCGTGCTCGGTCCCGAAGCCGTCCCCTGGCTGGCCGCCCTGCCTGCTCTCGCCACCGCGTACGCCCGCGAGTGGGGCCTGACGTTCGAGGGCGAGGCGATGCACGGCTACGTCGGCGTCGTCCAGCCCGCCCGCCGGGCCGACGGCACGCCGGTGGTGCTGAAACTGGGCTGGCGCAACGACGAGTCCACCGACGAGCCGGTCGCACTGTCCACATGGGCCGGCCGGGGTGCGGTGCTGCTGCTGGACTCCGCACCGGACGACGGCGTCCTGCTGCTGGAGCGGCTCGACGCCGGGCGCACCCTCGATCACCTCCCGCTGCGCGAAGCCGTCCCGATCCTGGGCGGGCTGGCGCGGCGGCTGGCCGTGCCCGCGCCGCCGGAGCTGACCCGGAGCGTCCGCGCCGAGGCCGCGGGGCTGGTCGAGGAACTCCCCCGGCACTGGGCCGAGCTGGGCGAGCCGTTCGACCGGCGGCTCGTCGACGACGCCGTCGCGATCTGCCGCGAGCTGGGCCCGTCCGCGGGCGACCTGCTGGTGAACGAGGACCTGCACTTCCAGAACGTGCTCGCCGGGCAGCGCGAGCCGTGGCTGGTCATCGACCCCAAGCCGCTGTCCGGCGACCTCGAGTACGGCGTGATCCCGTTGTTCTGGAACCGGTTCACCGAGTCCACACTAGACGAACGGCTGGACCTGATCGTCGCCTCCCAGGAGCTGGACGCCGGGAAGGCACGCGCCTGGACGCTGGTGCGGGCCGTGCAGAACTGGCTCTGGCGGGTCGAGGAGTCCGCCGAACACGGCGTGGACAGCGACGACCCGGCCTTCGTCACAGTGCCGGAAATCGCAGCCTGGGCGACCAGCCGATAG